A window of Rhododendron vialii isolate Sample 1 chromosome 11a, ASM3025357v1 contains these coding sequences:
- the LOC131306763 gene encoding uncharacterized protein LOC131306763 — MLARELEQQATEGETLGPELIQQTADGVRLIRERLKIVQSRQKSYANKRRRDLEIAVGDFVFIRVSPWKGVIHFQKKGKLAPRYIGPYEIVGRVGVTAYCLALPVESARLHMFHVSMLQKFMGDPSLIMGSKPLELSEDLSYEETLVEILDRKEKVLCSKVIPYVKVLWQNHKVEEATWEGEELMKQSIRICFSQMMEV, encoded by the exons ATGTTGGCTCGAGAGTTGGAACAACAGGCCACCGAGGGGGAAACGTTGGGTCCAGAGTTAATACAACAAACAGCTGATGGTGTTAGGTTGATTAGGGAACGATTGAAAATTGTGCAGAGCCGACAAAAGAGTTATGCGAATAAAAGGAGACGTGATCTAGAGATTGCGGTTGGCGACTTTGTATTTATTCGTGTTTCACCTTGGAAAGGGGTTAttcattttcaaaagaaagggaaattggCACCAAGATACATTGGTCCTTATGAAATTGTCGGAAGAGTTGGCGTTACAGCTTATTGTTTGGCATTACCGGTTGAGTCGGCTCGGTTGCACATGTTTCATGTCTCTATGCTTCAGAAATTCATGGGAGACCCATCACTTATTATGGGTTCGAAACCGTTGGAACTTTCTGAGGATTTGTCCTACGAGGAGACACTGGTTGAGATTCTTGATCGAAAGGAGAAGGTTTTATGTTCTAAGGTGATACCCTATGTGAAAGTGTTGTGGCAGAATCACAAAGTTGAGGAGGCCACGTGGGAGGGCGAGGAGTTGATGAAACAAAGTATCCGCATTTGTTTTAGTCAG ATGATGGAAGTTTGA